A window from Nitrospira sp. ND1 encodes these proteins:
- the queE gene encoding 7-carboxy-7-deazaguanine synthase QueE — MVKITEIFHSIQGESTYAGRPCVFVRLTGCPLRCTWCDTAYAFYGGRDMTIDDIVNQVRAFNCDLVEVTGGEPLSQTESLPLLSRLCDEGFEVLVETSGAIDTAGVDRCVHVILDVKCPGSGMTDRMYWPNLDRLAPHDEVKFVIKDRSDYEWARDVLHRYDLPARCTVLMSPVFGEVEVRHLAEWILADKLPVRFQLQMHKYIWAPDMRGV, encoded by the coding sequence ATGGTCAAGATTACCGAAATTTTCCACAGCATCCAGGGCGAGTCTACCTATGCCGGCCGTCCCTGCGTATTCGTCCGGTTGACCGGGTGTCCGCTCCGGTGCACTTGGTGCGACACGGCCTATGCCTTCTACGGCGGTCGGGATATGACGATCGACGACATCGTCAATCAGGTCCGCGCCTTCAATTGTGATCTTGTGGAAGTGACCGGGGGGGAACCGTTGAGCCAGACGGAGTCGCTGCCCTTGCTGAGTCGCCTGTGTGACGAGGGGTTCGAGGTGCTGGTGGAAACCAGCGGGGCCATCGATACGGCCGGTGTCGATCGGTGCGTCCATGTGATTCTTGATGTGAAATGTCCCGGGAGTGGGATGACGGATCGAATGTATTGGCCGAACCTCGATCGGCTCGCACCTCACGATGAAGTGAAATTTGTGATCAAGGATCGATCTGACTATGAATGGGCGCGGGACGTGCTCCATCGTTACGATCTTCCGGCGCGGTGCACGGTGCTCATGAGTCCGGTGTTCGGCGAAGTGGAGGTGCGGCATCTGGCGGAGTGGATACTGGCCGATAAGTTGCCGGTGCGGTTCCAGCTCCAAATGCACAAATACATTTGGGCGCCGGATATGCGCGGCGTTTGA